Proteins co-encoded in one Candidatus Eisenbacteria bacterium genomic window:
- a CDS encoding glycosyltransferase family 39 protein: MPRGLLLAALAIGALLRVYPLHVPFIHPDQESIPLQALGMVAARTWRPPDLVYPSGFLYLLRTSYAAMGAGSDPLDVVLAYLRDPFPFLLVARVLACAFGIATIAAVAALGRELGDRWTGALAALVLATNILHVRESHYGTGDVPAAALVTAALVAAVAYVRTPRPGTLVVAGLAAGFAAGFRYPAAMALAGVATAAIVAPGVTLRTRALALGAAGTAALAIFFVATPYTLLDLERARARLANQLFWSRAAFLAPPGLPLRTLLPAVLGWLPLAAAVLGVAVLVATRLRAAAPLLVTTALVLGVLSQPHRIFARYTLAVVPALCALAAVGLRATLALVPARARPAAAVVLVGAVLFEPAARSVTLVRLLAITDTRVAAGAWLRDNVPDATAVWIPNSPTGYAIPVLPLTLGAIAWRLDRSLVPGLVARQRTAGPPAPAGRVAPYDASARSLEALGREGGFVVTSDHPVLDRWARTPPEVQDLLAARGTVVARFAGIDPAAAEQTLFEPIDANFVPLRGACTLDAPGPTITIWRLPPATGRG, from the coding sequence GGACCTCGTCTACCCGAGCGGCTTTCTCTACCTGCTGCGCACGAGCTACGCCGCGATGGGCGCCGGGAGCGACCCGCTGGACGTCGTGCTCGCGTACCTGCGTGATCCCTTCCCGTTCCTGCTGGTCGCCCGCGTCCTCGCCTGCGCGTTCGGGATCGCGACCATCGCGGCCGTCGCGGCGCTCGGCCGCGAGCTGGGTGATCGCTGGACCGGCGCGCTCGCCGCGCTCGTGCTCGCCACCAACATCCTGCACGTCCGCGAATCGCACTACGGCACGGGGGACGTGCCCGCCGCCGCGCTCGTCACGGCGGCGCTGGTGGCGGCCGTCGCGTACGTGCGCACGCCCCGCCCGGGCACGCTCGTCGTCGCGGGGCTCGCCGCGGGGTTCGCGGCCGGCTTTCGCTACCCCGCGGCCATGGCGCTCGCCGGGGTGGCGACGGCGGCGATCGTCGCCCCCGGCGTCACGCTCCGCACGCGTGCCCTGGCGCTCGGCGCGGCGGGCACAGCGGCGCTCGCCATCTTCTTCGTCGCGACCCCGTACACGCTGCTCGACCTCGAGCGCGCGCGGGCGCGGCTGGCGAATCAGCTCTTCTGGTCGCGGGCCGCGTTCCTCGCGCCGCCCGGCCTGCCGCTGCGCACCCTGCTGCCGGCCGTGCTCGGATGGCTGCCGCTCGCGGCGGCCGTGCTCGGCGTCGCCGTGCTGGTGGCGACCCGCCTGCGCGCGGCGGCCCCGCTGCTGGTCACGACGGCGCTCGTGCTCGGCGTGCTCTCGCAGCCGCACCGCATCTTCGCGCGCTACACGCTTGCGGTCGTGCCGGCGCTGTGCGCGCTCGCCGCGGTCGGGCTTCGCGCGACGCTCGCACTCGTTCCGGCGCGCGCGCGTCCCGCCGCCGCCGTCGTCCTGGTCGGAGCGGTCCTCTTCGAGCCCGCGGCGCGTTCGGTGACGCTCGTCCGTCTGCTCGCCATCACCGACACGCGCGTGGCCGCCGGCGCCTGGCTGCGGGACAACGTGCCCGACGCGACCGCCGTCTGGATTCCCAACAGCCCGACGGGCTACGCGATCCCCGTGCTGCCGCTCACCCTCGGCGCGATCGCGTGGCGCCTCGATCGCAGCCTCGTCCCTGGCCTCGTCGCACGCCAGCGCACCGCGGGCCCCCCGGCCCCGGCGGGTCGCGTGGCGCCCTACGACGCGAGCGCGCGGAGCCTCGAGGCGCTCGGACGGGAGGGCGGCTTCGTCGTGACGTCCGACCATCCGGTCCTCGACCGATGGGCACGCACGCCGCCCGAGGTGCAGGACCTGCTCGCGGCGCGCGGCACCGTCGTCGCGCGCTTCGCCGGCATCGATCCTGCGGCGGCCGAGCAGACCCTCTTCGAGCCGATCGACGCCAATTTCGTCCCGCTCCGCGGTGCGTGCACACTCGACGCGCCGGGACCGACGATCACGATCTGGCGTCTGCCGCCCGCGACGGGCCGGGGCTGA